The nucleotide window CGTAAAATCGCCGCAGATTTGCTGAAAAATACGAAGTCACAACCACATCAGACCCACCACAATGAAGAATCACCGCAACCTCTCCGGAAATGTACGATGCTACGACcacatatttttgtttttgttctctACTTCATACCTAGATATACagtccattttttttaatcaaattggTAAATTTAATCAATCTCGAAAGATGAATTAGGTATTATTATCAATtagttttaatttgttaattgttaatatttgtttttcagttaCAATTCATTTGAAAAATAGAggactatataatataatcaaatatataattatatgaatGTCAACAGAAATTAACTgttgactatatatataaatgaaaaatgaagATATTATGAAGaattaatttaactttaatatatgtatatgctAAAATtatctatatgtatatatacatcgTTAATAAAATCGTAATCCTGTAACAATAATGATCATATTAAATATAACCattttctaaaagtttaatACATCTTGCATTATATAACGATCGATGTCTACTTTGTTGTTAGACCAATGGACTCGGCATGTTGATCGAAAACCTAATCAAACCAGATCAACAATCaatatttctcatattaatCCAATATTATTATACTCCACCAACCAAACCAgcatagataattattttaattatatttttctctatGGGTTAGATAAGATCTTCTAAATAATAAACTCTATTCATCTAATTAGACGACACTGTAGACTCCAGAAGCttacttataagttataacttataattaGCTAGATTTTATTAGGCTATTCTATATAATTTGCTATTTAGTCTATTTTGCTTGAAACGAATGTATGTCGTGAAATTGTCTTAAGAACATATCGGTCGtcgtaaatttttttcttttaaatgtaAAGATGTACTGAGAGGTCGATGGTTATATAGACTTGATTGCTTCTACTAAGCCGAAAAGTAATTTCTAaagttttgtataaatatatggCTAATGCATAGATTAATAGCAAAATGTAAATCAACTGAAGACGTAGATGTTAAAGGGTCTCTATATTAAGCTATGCCATGACTCAAAAAAGTGGTGGGTTGGTAAGTTGAGTTCATTCAAACACTTGAATGAGTGGGCGATGACTCCGAtgtgaaactaaaatatttgtaaCATTTTACATTATATTTCTGGAGATATTTGACTAGACGATACCTTATCTTATACACTATACAAAAAGATGGTGGGTGGTATTTTCGTAACTATTTTAAATAGTCGATTAAGTGTAGTACTAGTACAAGGGTAAACGCGGTTTCCCTGCTGGAAAATGGGAGTCAAAGTTGACAAATCAAACTCTAATTAAACTCGTAGCATTGATTAAAACAGTGACCAAAGTTTTCGAACTAAGCATCTGATATTTCTTGAGCGGAGCATGATGATAGGCTTGCAAAGAGATGGGCTGGTGAGGTGACAGGTTAActaataacaattttttttttgaaacactttttttgaaacacaattaACAACAAACTTAATCTTAGTTAATATAGACTATATAGTAGTCATTCCGTTCCTTAAAGTTacatattctagatttttcacatgttttaataaaacactAGAGGTGCGCGggtattaatttttggtttgcaaaaaaataatatttatcttatataaatggtaatatattttaaaaaaatttatatatatatatatatatatattaaataattatttaatatatttctaaacacaatcattttagaatttataatgaataattttattttattttttgatccgTCAACTGCTACAAccctatttttaaaatataactcgtGTGTTCgtgcaaatgtatttttatggatcaaaattgtactgtaaaataaaatggttatctatttttatatttgatttatacgattaaataattcaatatattatttaaaattttgtggttttcattatgtatttttataacacttttatgttttttagatgtagttaatataccaaaataaaaaataaccacccggtaataataaaatcttgttacatttttgacattgattaagtataatttattcTTTACCCAGATTATaggaaacattttttaaataaataaacataatttgttatactttattttaggaaaatgcattaattaaactataaaagacAAGAATACTAAAATGTAGGTAAATTTATTACTTCAGTGGCATTCAAATataaataactttgaaaattaAGAGGTAATTTAtattggtacttctcttttaataatagagatattaaatttacataattttttgtgttttaccttttttcttctataattttaagccaatatAAATTCAACTAatgcaattaatttttttgaaatttacaaatagttaataaaacatatattaaaaatgtaaaaaatagatctttttgaaacaaattttttctcAGCGAGTATTAACAAAACACCGTTCCCTGCTGGGAAAATGGGAGTCAacgattaccaaaaaaaaaagggagtcAACGTTGACAAATTAAACTCTAAACTTGGAACATTGATTAAATATTGGTGAACGACGTATTCTCCTTTTAGTTGCTACTCAGCCCGATTATTCTTCGTATTAGACTCGCCGACCTATTATGTTTTTGActaagagaaaagaagaagaagactcgaaatataaaaaaaaaaaagtggtgaTCCCCTGTGTGGGCTCTCGATAAAGGCAACAATGCCAACAACCACAGTGGCAAAGGTCCAGCAAACACCGCTTGTCTCACCACCAACCCCTTCCCATATTAGCTCAATACATTCAATCATCAAACTACACCTCGGACAGTTATGACGTATCTACGAAAAAATAAAGCCGTCAACATCTATGTAATTATATTCAGTAATATTATGTAAACTCGATAAAAATACAGGAAACCAGATTTCTCTATCATTggaaaactatataataaacaCATGTACTCGAAAAtatgacaaaaatatattttcatttattaagaaaaaagcAACATTACTCCCAATTGTTAGATACTGAGTTCACAAGCAAACTAACTAATCTATTCTCCTAATCAGCATCTTGCTCTCTTCATTTAAAGAGATCAGTGTTGTAGCTCCTGAATCTGATAAAAATTCAGAGCCATAAGATAAAACATTTGATCTGAAGtctaatcaaatcaaaatttacatGCAAATGACATGTCTATAGAGGGCTTTTTCATTAGCAGTAATCCATAAAAGCTTCTCACTGGTTGAGTGCAATGTCCAAATCAGCTGTCGGAAAGTAAGCGGTCAAGCTCACCAAAcccatcatcttcatcttcatctccaTCATCATCATGTTCAACATCTTTCAGAAGTTTCTGTGTCGTATCAAGACCGTCAAACTTGGTTCTTTCACAAAATGAAAGTTTTTGTGAATCCCATTCCTCTTTCAGTTTCTCAACCTTATCTCCCATCAACTCTTTCTCTTCCGCTATGTGCTTTATGTCCCCAATCTCCACTATCTCTCCTGCACCTTAACATTACCCAAAAAACAAGCGATATTAAACATAATGAACCATTGATATGGTACTGTACCACACATGCTTAAAATCTCATATTGTAACAAAACAGTTCAAATGAAGTAGCATACTTTTCACTGCGCGCTTCTTGGCTTCTGCATACTCTATAGACTGTTTATGTATGGAGCTCAAATCAACTTCTTTACCCtgataataagaaaaaataatcagCATACCCTTTATATATACTCTTCTGTCTTCAATCCTAAGGAAAAGGTTATCCCGTACTCACCATATCCAAATGAATAAACTTGTCAATCTCGGTTTCAGAGGTTAACCTATTGAGAATCATATCAgtgaaaatgttatattaataaataacgATTAGTTAGTCTTACTGAAAAAATTTCAAGGGACGAAGTGACATACTTTTTGTAAGCACACCGCACAAGTCTGTTCTGTAGCTCAATCGATTGATGAAGTTTCTCGGTTGTAGACGTTTCATCAAAGTCCACAGCTCCAAATATAAACACGTTTTTATCAAGCATTTGTTTCCCCACAGCAGTAGCTATCTCTACACCTTTCTCTTTTGCCTCCACTATAAGATCCCTAAATTTCCCAAGCTCCTCTGCAAAGATGAGAGCCGTGCTAGTTAATTATGATTGTAAACGGTAAAGATAAGATTCAACAAATGGTTTAAGACTTACGAAGTGAGATATAAATCCGGAACTTGGGTTTAAAAGGCTGGATGTCATGAAGGCAATAGAGACAGTAAAGACCTCCAAGCCTCCGTGAAAAAGAATCAATGCTAACCATGTGACCTGCAGACATAAGGCTTGGCTTGTGAACTTAGCTAAGACAACAATCACAATGTGGAAACAGACAGACAGCAATGGATAATTAGTGTTCCCAAAACTTACCAATGGTATGAGCATATAGTGACTGGATGAAAAATGCTAAGTTGGTGTTAGGGAAGGCTTCATATATGTAAGAAAACTTTCGAGATAGCCACACCCTCTTCATATCACCAAACGTTGTCAAATCACTCTGCAAGTAAAACCAGAGACTCAACAAGTTTGAAAGCCTGAAAAATAACTAACAAAGATGgagaataaataaatcaaaggTACCTCCACAAACTCATCTATGAGTTCATCGATGTCTCTCTTGAACAGAGCAAGATTCGTCCCTGACATGCACAAACAAGTATGATAAAGGAACCAAAGACTCTAATAGAGCCTCTTCCCTTCAACAGAGAGGTTACAAGATTCAATGTTTGATATCTCACCTGAAGCACGCGGCTTCATCTTCTTTTGCGTCATTCCATTAACGGGAACAAGCTTCCAGTTTTTCCTCTTGTTCATTATGGTCTCCCTCTCTCCTTTATGCTAAAGTTTGAGACTTTCTCCTCCTCTGGGTATAAGGATATATCCCCAAACCTAGACAACAAATCAAGCCCAAGCACCCTCCGCAACAATAAGCTTCAACCTTTCGTTCTCTATGGAGATTtatgagacaaaaaaaaaaaagaacctctGTTACCTGAATCAAACTACACGGTGGACGGACTGAGGTTTGCAGAGCGTAGAAGAAGCCCAAGATATGGgctatatatttaattttaaaagtatatatgGGCTAAGCCCAAGATACAAGGCCCATCTAGTTGTtcatttattttgataattaaataaattagagaATGCGACAACATTGAACCGGATTAGTTTAGACCAAAAATCTTGTATTCTCAACTAGGATTCTCTCCTCTGCTACATTCGAAAACGAATAAGTTGACTTTTGCGATCTTTATGAAATAATACAAGTTGCAAATTATTTATGATGTTCTAAGTACATGAAAGCACTTCGAATGTAGAAGTTGACTTTTGCGATCTTGATGAAATAATACAAGTTGCAAATAATTTATGATGTTCTAAGTACATGAAAGAACTGTTCAAAGTCAATAAAGAACCGTTGaattcaaataaacaaaattgcGAAAGCAGCTCCCACCAAATAAAAATGTCACAATAAGATTTGAACTCGTGTATCTTTAATACACTAGTGTATCTTTAATACACTAATAATAGGTTAAGATCTGCGCTTTGTGCGAgatgaatattatataaaaattatttttaagtattatatattttttacatattatgaaataatatatatatatatatatatatatattgaatagttaaaaatttagtaactattaagtatataattaaactggtacaaatacttaaataaaatttatttatcctcacaaacatttttttctattttatatattataaaattaagtttaaatgatattaacatagatatatagtacatttttaatattgatatctcttaaaagatattttatactcatattatttttgatcgtttgtatttctctataccaaaaattataaatcaatgataacaataaaacatttatgggatgtttaatagttttaataatttataattttaaaaaaattcaatgcaaagtttaaaatctaaatattaagttgtcaataattgttcaaaatgtttatcaaaaattttcaaatcaaattcgaaattaaaatacttatgtattttatatggtatataatttatttaaaaaaaatattaatatgcatatatataatatttattaaatgagacttcttacttatgtaatttcgtaatcatttgtatcttgttataacataaattttaaaccatggatcacaaaaatttcagtgtgagatttttaaaaactttagtcatttatatttgtttttttaaattcaaaatataacatatacgaaaaaatctaaatttttattatatagttaatgtggttgtttaatttattttaaaatgaatgaaaaatgatagagaatatactggtttttatcaaatctttattattcaaaatcattaaatgtcatatatactttagccacattaggtaattctgtggtttttatttaaggaaacaatgaagaacatttatgattaattttatagttagtttaataaaaagcttattatatatttatatggaccaacatatttttctaaagattctaagaatgattgtggtgatgacatgtggctacaaaaatatgttgtaatgcttctcttttaatatataggggattagtAATTTACCAACGGCAGTTTAGTCAGTCTTACatattaaatagaaaaataataaatattgaaaGGAACAAGGGATTATTCAatttttgagagagagagagtggggATGGTGGACAAGAAATAACCATGATtgttttggagaaaaaaatgaCCGTGTAAAATGTATACAAGAATGtgttttttattgaataaaacaaccaccaataaatatttaaaaagaattaaattttagaaaaaatatagcataatttcaaaatatgataaaaaaacaCCATAAATTTAGAAAATCATTTAGCATATAGCTTCGACAGCGAGCCTTCTAGGAGCACCACCGCAATCTGGTGCTCCAAACTTTTCCTTAGAGATCTCAATGGAACATTTCTCTTTTCCAATGCATTTTTGTGTGAGAATATCAACCGCGTTGTTACTTGATTCACAAGATCCTTTTTCAAAAGATCCACAATTGCCATATGGGTTACCAAAAGATGCAAATTTGATGACAAAAATGGATTTTCTATCGCATGAAAGCTCAATAATTGTTTTCTCGTAGACGTTAGCACATACACTTCCCACTCTGGTAGTTTGGAAATTGACAAGCGATGGGTTTCCTCCCATCTCCTCAAACAAAACTAGTGTGTTATCTCCTTCTGCATTCAAGAAAGAACGAGGAACATGGTACCTGCTCAAGAAAAGAACAAAGCAAGAAAAATCCCAGTAAAAATTTCTTAGGTTtaacattaacatatttaattttagAACCTAATAAGATATGGAAAATGTACCATCTTTGTGTGGGTTCTCCACAATTGGTGAGACATTTTTCAGCATGATAAGCACctctataattatatttttcatcaCAACTATTTTCGCTTGAAATGAATGCCGGCCAATAACGCCCAATGTTGTTTCCATTGACCTAAGCTGTACCTTTCCCAAGTCCCATAAGATCGACAACAACCGGATCATTTCCAAAGGGAGACTTGAATGTAGCCTGAAAGACAAAATGGAATGATGTGATTCGATATTAAATCAAAAAGTGTTTGGTTTGTTATCTTATAGATAATAACATATCTTTACCTTATACCAAGTCATGGTTCGGTTAAATGGTACACTTTCAACTGACCATTTAAACATTGATTCCGTTCTAAAGAGTTGGTTCTCAAACCTATTTAAACCAGTTTTATAGCTCCATTTATGAGCAGATAAGTCTTTAACTATGGTTTCATCACCATTTATTCCAGTAATAAAAATGGGTCCAGTGATTCCAGCCGGCTTATTTTcaaagaaagcaccataattctatcaaaaaattgacaaaattttattgtcagttaaaattaaagaaaaaagagttttaacttaaaaaaatataagataaaataataactaaaaactTACCGCAAGTCCCACAGTTATGCTAAGAAGAGCAATCACATTACGACCAGACTTAAACTTCACATCTTTCTCAAATACATAGTTAAATTTTCCATTCTCAGCGTGTTGATTACCTAAAAAGATAAATCAAGTACTTTTTGGTAAGTTGGTATTATTGAGATTTGTAAAACATATATAGGAGATACTTACCAATATGTTTTCCATTGACAAAAACGTGAAGGACATGAGCAGTACTGTTGATGCGAAGAGACATACTTTTACCCAAAAATAGATCTCGTTTTTTAAACTTAACGGTAGTCATGTACCATAGATAATCACTTTGATCATTGGTTACTACTTTCTGATCAAATAGTTGTGTCTGTGTAGATTctccttttccttttaaaaGGAAATTGTCCATGTTCTCTGGTCTCCATGACCATTTCAGAGTTGAAGGGATATTTTCAGCTTCATTTGATTTCTTAACCATCATTGAAGTCTGAGTggtaatctgaaaatataaagcCAACAAAAAATGAATTTTGGTTACAACTCTGAATGAATATTGGTTGTCagtatgaaaatttaaaatttacaaataaaatgtaaaataaaaaactttggCGGTGTTATAAGCCTCGTTTTTGCAATCCGGTAAAATAGTAACAGACCAAGCCGGGACAACGTAAGATTCTCCTTGGAAGCTAATTGTTGCATCTGAATTTTCATTTCCATTTCCAAAAAAGCAGCTTGATCCTTTTTCGGTTTTATAAATTGTTGCCTATGTAATATTTTCATGATAAGTAATTAGTTCAAGAATAACATGTACAAtagtgataaaaaaattaaaaaaatattaccgATGCATAGTTTCCAAAATCAATGGTGGAGATGTTTCCGTATGTGAGAGCTCTTTCCATAGAGTGAAGAACATCATGAAGTTGTTTCAAATGCCCGTATTTTGGTTGATTCAAATTACCTAATAGATTTTCCCatgttagtaaaaataaaaacttctaaaatatttttaaatatgaatatactttaaatttaccATATTCGTCAAGGGGAGCATCATAATCATATGAAGTTGTGATGTACGGACCACCTGCGGTTCTGTTAAAGTTGGTGCCTCCGTGGTACTACAATAATAAAAGCATTTCAATTACTCTTTCTAGTTAATGTCGATTTTCTGTGagcttattttaataaataagttaaattatattattatatttaccatataataattattaaaagttCATCCTCTTTGGAAGAATCTTGCAACAGAAAATGCGACATCTTCAGTTGTTCTATGAGGATTTTTACCACCTCATTGCTTAAACCTAAACAAACAGaagacaaaataaatatattgtgatataatatttacaaaataataaaattataatcatactaaaaataaaacttaccaTCCGGTCCAATTCTCAGTCCACATCTTAGGAGTGTTGGGATTGTTTGGTACAAAATTGTCACAGTAAAAGCCATTACATGTGTtcaactataaaaataaaaacgattTCAAATAGTCAACCTttgaatatattaaataatctatactattaaagcaggatcatattgtcataattaccttagcctgtcatttccttcactaacattgcatgtttcattaagggcaattaagtaatattaataacaaatctatattgggtcattatttttggatccagcccacatcaaatctctcttgggccatttgagcctattaaaaaatcagattcaattctcacttttcttttcatttgggccactgagtccaagttcaaataatttttttttcaactattcttaattattatttttttcttttcttaatataatttaagcattcatacaaataattgaattttttattgaaaagtataaatctttattaaaagtatataattttttaattaaaatattaaccccataataaaattaatttatcagagttataccaacttaattcattaaaaaaaataaagtttaatttttttaacataaatagtcatttaaaatgaaatacgataaataaaaataaaatttttaagtcttttataaaataaaacacaaatatatcaaaatgtgacatttactaaatatttgtcaattgaaaaaaaaaacaaaaataaacccgcgctttgaaagcgcgggtcaaaatctagttattcaTTATAACTACATTGATTTTATTACCATAGGCCGAGGAGCATCATTTCGTTGACACATTATCCATGGAACACCAACATCAAGAGACTGAGCCATGTTTGCACACCACTTAATGTATTCTTTACCTGATTCTCCATAGGGTCCCATTACATTTCCATACTCATTTTCTATCTACAAgattaataaaccaaaaaagataaatattgtTAAGAATTGTACATAACATTACGAAATACCAGATAAAGTATTTACAAGATTAAACTGATTACCTGAGCAAGAATTATTGGGCCTCCTTGTGATGCAAATAAattttctttcttgaccatgtcTACTATCATAGTTGTGAAGTTTTGCATCTCATCCTATACATAAATCattcatataaaatttgattaaaaataacactatatatatgataaaagaaTATTGAGATTCAGGTAAGACTACCATAAATGCTTTATTTGTAGTTCTAAACACCATTCCAGGCATGTTGCGCAGCCACACTGGGAATCCTctgtttaaaataattaaaaaaattgttggtcAAAAATATTACATGAGAAATAGTAATATCATCGAACAAAAAGCCAACTCACTATgacaatttattaaaaatatatactataactaAAAGACTAGTACTGGCATTTACGATACATATGTTTGGTATATTgattaataaaatcaatttattGACTATTTATCGACCAAAACATTATATGGAAAACCGTACATTTACCATACAAGAAGCTaacttattattaaaatatattaaacaggTATATATTGCATTTAAATAGACTAGCTAAATCTATTTTAGTATATTACCCATAATTCCACTCAGCACATGCATACGGTCCTATGCGAAGAACACCATACAATCCTTCATCTTGAATGGTTTTCAGGAATCGTATAAGATCTAACTTTCCAGAAAAGTCATATTGACGGCGAGTAGGCTCATGCGCATTCCAGAAGACATATGTTTCGATCGCATCAAGACCTCCTTCTTTACCTTTTTTTATAAGATTCGGCCACATCTaaacatattaacaaaaatgATTATATTAGTAGAAAACATAAAAGATTAAGACCACACATACGGTTTGATGTAAGGTAGATTAAATACCTCAGGAGTGCTTCTAGGATAATGGATTGAACCAGAAAGGAGAACTCGGCGATGGCCATCAATGGTAATGGCTCGGCCATCATGAGAAACGATTGTGGCATAGACACTAAttacgaaaagaaaaaataaaagaaatcttAAAGAAACCATATTTGCTTAGAATAATGTTTTTTGAATGAAGAAATATGAAAGGAAACAAAGCTTTTATAGGGGTATAATATCGTTACCTAAAGATAATATGGATAATTATAGATAttctgaaacaaaaacaaaattgtaactgacatattatttaagtataaattttctttatcttttaactatttttgtgaattgtgtaacaaaaaaaatcatttatcttGATTTTCAACTAAATTTGATTTGGATAATAACAGATTTTATGCCAAAAATTTGAATCAATGTACTTGGTTGTTGAAATTTCTTTTCAATTCATTATATCTTAAAACATGTCTGAATatgaaaaactaatttttttttgtaaataatgtaaataataaaagcattatatttatttatatattttcatctattttttttaaatcagtttaagtctgaataattttttttaataatttccaTTTTTCACAAAGGAGATAAAAATAATTGTCTTGACTACCTctctttttatataataaatatcttGTTTGTGCTAATCAAATTTGTGTATGAGCAGTAAATAATTGTTATACTACTTAATGACGAGGAATATACTATATGATTTAGGAGGCCCactaatatatacaaaaaaatgatttggatTATCCCCTCTTATGATTCAAAATAGTTAGATTTTAACATTTTGGATAATATGTTAGTAAAGAGTTTGATTTAATTTGTTATATGTTAGATAAAAACACAATGCTCTATGTCTAGTTTTGTATAACTAAaattaagggcctgactggttcaaccgcagcggttgcggttgcggttgcgggagtttgcggatgcgggtggttgcggtttctagcggttttaagagatttgtacgactggttctgcggttaaaaattggtgcgtttgcgggatacttatgactggttaactaccaaatgcagcagcggttaaataataaattaacaatatttacattttatacaattataaaaatatcaaaaataataatattataataaatataaaagttatatttagaaagttatactttaaattttttaaaaattatagaaaatatttttattttaaagttttataatattaattaaaatataatagatatattttagcatttttataattctaatttaattttttattgaatatttttatttttgtatttatattgttttggaaaaaaaaagaaattttttttatcctcccgcaaccgcccgcaaccgcaaacgctagctggaaccagcttttgaatttatgaggttcagagcgatttggagtggtttggagcggtttgaacgattgttgcaaaacgccaacaaccgctaccaaccgcaaaagctgcgtttgcgggtggtagcgggaaaaccagtcatacccta belongs to Brassica rapa cultivar Chiifu-401-42 chromosome A07, CAAS_Brap_v3.01, whole genome shotgun sequence and includes:
- the LOC103829921 gene encoding uncharacterized protein LOC103829921, encoding MNKRKNWKLVPVNGMTQKKMKPRASGTNLALFKRDIDELIDEFVESDLTTFGDMKRVWLSRKFSYIYEAFPNTNLAFFIQSLYAHTIGHMVSIDSFSRRLGGLYCLYCLHDIQPFKPKFRIYISLQELGKFRDLIVEAKEKGVEIATAVGKQMLDKNVFIFGAVDFDETSTTEKLHQSIELQNRLVRCAYKKLTSETEIDKFIHLDMGKEVDLSSIHKQSIEYAEAKKRAVKSAGEIVEIGDIKHIAEEKELMGDKVEKLKEEWDSQKLSFCERTKFDGLDTTQKLLKDVEHDDDGDEDEDDGFGELDRLLSDS
- the LOC103829923 gene encoding beta-galactosidase 15-like produces the protein MAFTVTILYQTIPTLLRCGLRIGPDGLSNEVYHGGTNFNRTAGGPYITTSYDYDAPLDEYGNLNQPKYGHLKQLHDVLHSMERALTYGNISTIDFGNYASITTQTSMMVKKSNEAENIPSTLKWSWRPENMDNFLLKGKGESTQTQLFDQKVVTNDQSDYLWYMTTVKFKKRDLFLGKSMSLRINSTAHVLHVFVNGKHIGNQHAENGKFNYVFEKDVKFKSGRNVIALLSITVGLANYGAFFENKPAGITGPIFITGINGDETIVKDLSAHKWSYKTGLNRFENQLFRTESMFKWSVESVPFNRTMTWYKATFKSPFGNDPVVVDLMGLGKGAYHAEKCLTNCGEPTQRWYHVPRSFLNAEGDNTLVLFEEMGGNPSLVNFQTTRVGSVCANVYEKTIIELSCDRKSIFVIKFASFGNPYGNCGSFEKGSCESSNNAVDILTQKCIGKEKCSIEISKEKFGAPDCGGAPRRLAVEAIC
- the LOC108868799 gene encoding beta-galactosidase 15-like, yielding MLRGEKVDDDVSLLARVYATIVSHDGRAITIDGHRRVLLSGSIHYPRSTPEMWPNLIKKGKEGGLDAIETYVFWNAHEPTRRQYDFSGKLDLIRFLKTIQDEGLYGVLRIGPYACAEWNYGGFPVWLRNMPGMVFRTTNKAFMDEMQNFTTMIVDMVKKENLFASQGGPIILAQIENEYGNVMGPYGESGKEYIKWCANMAQSLDVGVPWIMCQRNDAPRPMVIKSM